The nucleotide window GATCCATTCTTGCAGAATCCTCTCCACTTGACTGGTTCTTTTAAACCGCATCGTATGAAGCTTCATCTTGACTGTAGACAAAATAATTTCAGCTAGCCGATCAACACTCCTCTTCTTATCCGTAAACAACCAGCAGTTCCTCTCCTACCAGACAAAATACCCTGGCACACTGACAACCAACTTGCTAATCACATGCCTTGCGTTCATAGAGTTTGCGACTTGCACCAGATGACCGAAGATCATATCCCACGAGTTGACGACCGAAGTTAACCCCGCCATATCTTTAATTCCATTCCACACCTGAGAACCATACGAGCATTCAAAGAAGAGATGCTCATGAGAACCCGGCCCCACCGAACACAGAGAACAACACATCAAATTGAAGTTCATATTGCCTGACGCACTCCACGTAGCCATAACATCCTGAGTCTTCAATTTCTTGTTAATCAAAAGCCATATGAAAAACGAATGGCGCGGAATAGCTTGCGGAAACCAAACCAAAGCCGCCCATTGTACTTCATTCTGCGTGACCCGAATATCATCCCAAACATTGAATGTACTATAAACCAACTCCTTTCCAGCTGAAGATTGCCAAACGACCCTATCGTTCATAGGCCAAAGATTGATATGCTGCATGTTATGAAGTATAGGGTATCGGGTAAGCCATTGATCAGACCATTCCCACTCTCCATGTCGAAATACATCTGCCACCTTCGCATTAAGCGTGAATCCCGCATTTGCAATAGCTCTCGGAGTGATGAACGAGCTCAAAGGGAAAATGGCATCCCATTTATCAAACCACATCGAAGCTAGTTTACCATCACCAATCTTTATCCAAAGATGCTGCTGGACCATAGGCCGAAGACTTAACAACTTCCTCCACGTCCAAGTTACATTACTTCGCATAGGAATATCACAAAAACTCCGGCCCCTAAGACGATACGAGTGTATCCAAAACTGATTTGTCATTGGTAACCAcattagggtttggttgaccaacttggaacaagaacataacataccgagcaaaactaaggtgagttcactactctttaTACAAGCATGCGTCCAGTGgggacaaacaaacaaacaaacaaacttgcATCCCTGTAGGGGATACTTTACAAACCCATATCCTTGGAGGGGGTATGAGGCAGATTTCAGTTTAATTtcgatgttggataatacactcacgtCTATCACCATAAGTCCCATCTTACTACCGAACTAGTTGCTTGGAGGGTAatggggttattagttgatagctcTATTAGATTTGGCACCCTCACGATgtacctggataggacgggcgtgaactaatgaccttaaccaCTCAACCAATGTTGATAGGCATTGGAgaaatggcaaacaacaatcgTCTTGCGTTATCGAGTTATTATTAACATGTCTTTAAACTAAACACTTGACAAATAATCATGTAACATGATTTTCGGtaaacaaaactgtgaactcgccagctttatgctgatacactttttctgcatgcttgcaggtcgatAGATACATGATATGGGACTTGCAGTCGGGAATgctagagtggtcatgggtcatGATACTTGAGAAGACATTAAAAGTTGAAATGCTTTCAAACAATACGACACTGAATTTGATGAATaatattatatgcttccgctgaacgtaaaCTCGTGATGAACAAGTATTTTGAATTACACTATTTACATTGAATAGGAAtttcattttattatattattgttAGTTCAacgtgattagtggctagatcctagTACATCACatgcctcgcgggggtttccgcatgtggtatttttagggtgtgacagtttggtatcagagccactggttatagtgaactagatTTTAAAACGTCTTTATAAAatcagactataaccaaacagtaCTGAAACCGACCacgacactcagctccagattgcaaggttcatcTTTTGTTTACTCTATGAGTTATA belongs to Helianthus annuus cultivar XRQ/B chromosome 5, HanXRQr2.0-SUNRISE, whole genome shotgun sequence and includes:
- the LOC110943032 gene encoding uncharacterized protein LOC110943032, which translates into the protein MTNQFWIHSYRLRGRSFCDIPMRSNVTWTWRKLLSLRPMVQQHLWIKIGDGKLASMWFDKWDAIFPLSSFITPRAIANAGFTLNAKVADVFRHGEWEWSDQWLTRYPILHNMQHINLWPMNDRVVWQSSAGKELVYSTFNVWDDIRVTQNEVQWAALVWFPQAIPRHSFFIWLLINKKLKTQDVMATWSASGNMNFNLMCCSLCSVGPGSHEHLFFECSYGSQVWNGIKDMAGLTSVVNSWDMIFGHLVQVANSMNARHVISKLVVSVPGYFVW